The Amblyomma americanum isolate KBUSLIRL-KWMA chromosome 3, ASM5285725v1, whole genome shotgun sequence genome window below encodes:
- the LOC144126092 gene encoding uncharacterized protein LOC144126092, which produces MSSLVERFLDFLQRRLPCVTARHERDVDVSGFYVRFSDDLDPKPELHERPAAYTTGGSSSVSASSAVAPPKPPRRRYVPAAVAPPTAFPLNWSSSRGRPDYTHRFRRSDPGPAPECTETPSQIAAEVPRRLLKVSTRPPTPFAPSLLQPGALVPRSQATQRSSGHSRL; this is translated from the exons GTGTGACGGCTAGACATGAGCGGGACGTGGACGTGTCTGGCTTCTACGTGCGCTTCTCTGACGACCTGGACCCGAAACCGGAGCTTCATGAGCGACCTGCCGCCTacaccaccggtggcagcagcagcgtcagTGCAAGTTCAGCGGTAGCACCGCCCAAGCCTCCGCGGCGCCGATACGTGCCGGCCGCCGTCGCTCCGCCAACGGCCTTTCCGCTGAACTGGAGCTCGTCCCGGGGCCGGCCAGACTACACGCACAG ATTTCGAAGAAGCGACCCAGGGCCTGCACCCGAGTGCACGGAGACGCCGTCGCAGATAGCCGCCGAGGTCCCCCGGCGACTCCTCAAGGTGTCCACTAGGCCCCCCACGCCTTTCGCCCCGTCGCTGCTGCAGCCAGGAGCCCTTGTGCCCCGGAGCCAGGCGACTCAGCGGTCCTCGGGCCATTCGCGGCTGTGA
- the LOC144126094 gene encoding uncharacterized protein LOC144126094 → MAFSLKKLLLVWMLLASGVLMLSTPLVLRFSVYSERTLAMGYQDVIPLRERVSTFWCENLTTTSTHTFNAYLYDGAEPNVTEYATQSRRVHVRVASYYYMGMYLMRDSRLSVTCCPASRGTKLFLVAGLEKLKRCLHTITGRNDTSYNSSFPVPPLRGPVLESQIQRNSTGWSVPCASEASVELLPDACGGSGARKPRPVLWHEAQSHGYHYLLFLNDPATEAYNDVQLSVHAWRRVFDRNQSVDACHEALNCSLPLAFRSAHFVVAERSRSMPPRVEPVFLRALCEPRRKVYFFFYLAFAVLFVIVAFQ, encoded by the exons ATGGCCTTTTCGCTGAAGAAGCTGCTGCTGGTCTGGATGCTGCTCGCGAGCGGCGTGCTGATGCTGAGCACGCCCCTGGTGCTTCGCTTCTCGGTGTACTCGGAGCGGACGCTGGCCATGGGCTACCAGGACGTGATACCGCTGCGCGAGCGCGTCTCCACCTTTTGGTGCGAGAACCTTACCACCACGTCGACGCACACGTTCAACGCCTACCTCTACGACGGCGCCGAGCCGAATGTCACCGAATACGCCACGCAG AGTCGGCGCGTGCATGTGCGGGTGGCATCGTACTACTACATGGGCATGTACTTGATGCGGGACTCCCGCCTCTCCGTGACCTGCTGCCCGGCCAGCCGAGGAACCAAGCTGTTCCTGGTCGCGGGCCTCGAGAAGCTCAAGCGATGCCTGCACACCATCACGGGAAG GAACGACACCTCGTACAACAGTTCCTTCCCCGTGCCACCGCTGCGTGGTCCCGTCCTGGAGTCTCAAATCCAGCGCAACAGCACCGGTTGGTCCGTGCCCTGTGCCTCCGAGGCGTCCGTCGAGTTGCTGCCGGATGCTTGCGGTGGCAGCGGCGCTCGTAAGCCACGGCCTGTGCTGTGGCACGAG GCGCAGTCGCACGGCTACCACTACCTGCTGTTCCTGAACGACCCGGCCACCGAGGCGTACAACGACGTTCAGCTGTCGGTGCACGCGTGGCGGCGCGTGTTCGACCGCAACCAGAGCGTGGACGCGTGCCACGAGGCGCTCAACTGCAGCCTGCCGCTGGCCTTCCGCTCGGCGCACTTCGTGGTGGCCGAGCGCAGTCGCAGCATGCCGCCGCGCGTCGAGCCCGTCTTCCTGCGCGCACTCTGCGAGCCGCGCCGCAAGGTCTACTTCTTCTTCTACCTGGCCTTCGCCGTGCTCTTCGTGATCGTCGCCTTCCAGTGA